The genomic stretch TTCTTCCTATTCTCTTCTTCCTGTTTTTTAGAAGAAAAGTTCAATTGCCTTcgaaaagagaagggaagaagtaAAAGAGCAGTAGAAAAAGaacaataattaattaaataacttaaaaaatagCCATTTAGTACCTTCTCCAGTTTGTTTTTATGTACTGCAGCTCTGCTTACAGTGGGTGGTTTCTTGATCCTTGAGACATTCTCAGATTTACTCTTTAATAGAGATCCACGCGAGGGTTTAGAGTTTGTTTCTCTCCCTGAAAGTTTTGCTTGAGAATCTTTACTGTTCTTACCGCCGGTGCTTTTACCATTAGAGGGAAACTTATTATCAGCATAATCATTTCCCTCCACACTAGAGCTCTTTTTTTCAGATTCAGCAAATGAAATATCCATTCCATAATCCATTTCAGGAGTCCATGGTGCGGCAGAAGACTCCATGCCTGAACCCCGATCAAGCACCATGTAAAGATCATCTGGTGGCTCATAGGTGACTACAGCCTTCTCTCTTGAAAGATCTGCAGAACCATTTTCATGGGGAACAGCTACAATAAGGTCTGAAACCATGCTTATATCTGTTCTCCATAGAGAATCACATTGATCAACAATTGATCGATCCTGCACCATGAAAGAGTCATCAACAAGATCTTTTTTAGTCTTCTCAATTTGGAAAGAAGCCCTGTCTGGTGTTAAACTCCGATCTCCATCAAAGATAGCATGTCCAATGGTTGCATCATGGCCTGCAAATGTTTTGGATTGATTAATAACAAACCAGTCTTCAGCTTTTTGAGTCTTGAGCACAGATGACTCAATTGTACATTCAGACAGAGCATCCTGGACATTTCTCCCTGACCCTTCTATTCTCTGTGGATATAGCAATTCTTCATCGCTGCAATCCCTTTTCTTCATGCCTGGGCGGAAATTTTCACTActtccaaaattttccatggagaTCCTACTCTCATTACCTGTATCTCTTTCAGTCATAAAGAAAGAATCAGTGTCAGCATGTCGctgctttgtttctttctctgattcCAGGTCTACTGGACTGGTAAATGCAGATGGTTTTCCTGGCTCAGAGCTCTTGATTGCAAAATATTCATCTCGGACATTTACAGTTTGTGTATCCCCACCACTGGCACTTGGCTCATCATTTCTCATCAGAAGGTTCTGGAAGGTGTCCCAGTTCTCAGAGTTTTTGGCTCCATCTGAAGTTTTTGCATCAAATTCATTCTCATGACCCTCATCAGAAGCAGCATTAGATCCATTCGCAATGTTTGCATGTTTGTCTCCACCTCTCTTCTTATGATGACCTGGGGTTGACTTATGGTGCTTCTCAAAAGAACCAACAGCATCCTTTACCTTCTGTCTGAGAAAATCTCCATCAATGAATTCATCCTCAAATGAAGAAGAATCATCAACTTCACTATCATTGTTTCCTTCCCTCCTTTTAGGAGTGATGTAATTAATGTTGCGTATAACAACCGTTCTTGACGATTTCTTTTTGTGCCTTCTTTTGTGCAGTTGAGGCTGTTCCGTTGAATTCTTGATTTCCTGCTGCAAATCGGAATCTAGGTCACTGCCAGAAGTAGAGTCACTGGGCTCAGTTTGTTCATCTTGTTCTAAAGTTTCATGTCCTTTCCCATTTGGGAACCTTCCCTTTCGACGGTGATCTGGTTCTTGGACAGGACCATGACCATGGCCATTATCCGTATTTGGAGACCAATGCATATTTCCCTGATAATATGGAGGGAAACCCTGCATCCCATGGATACTGTACCCTTGATATGGATGCAATTGTTGCATAAGAGGGCTTTGGAAATTGTACATGTACGGAGGAAGCTGGTCTGTCCATGGCATTGGCACTTGATTTTTCACAGAAGTTTGTGGCATCTGACCTGATAATTGCAAGCTATTAGTTATACATAAAATTCTTTTATTTAACAGATAAGCCAGTAGGCCTTGGAAAGAAGTACCTATATTACTTCAGCATATTATTTTCTAAATTAATATGAATATTCCTTATCCTAAAACATGATACTCTGGAAAAAACATTTCAATACTATACACATATATGCCATAACTTTCATGGATTAAAGataatgtgtatatatatatatatgttggaaGAGAGTTTTGATGTTCTTTGGGCTATATTATAGGCCTGAAAGTCCATATTATTCAGTCATTCTTGGAATGTTTTGAATGGTCATGATGGTATTCAGAAATGCAGTCCTAGGCTCCTCacattttctatttatttccttCCCCATCACATTTAAAGCTCTTTTAAGTTATTAAAAGCAGCCCATCTCTTTGCTCTTGAATGGATGGCATGGTCCATCCTTGAGGTGATCATCCAATTAATGATGTGAATAAATCGTAGGTAGACCTTCACAGAAGAGATTTATGGTATGTGCATGGATTGATGGCCCAGACTTGGGGATTGGGTTTGGGCAATACAATTCTGAATCAACTCGATAAAGTTTTGACTGGCATTGGTCGAGTTACAGAAAAACAGGGGTAGGCAGGGTAATATTGTATCCTAGCATTGCCTTAAAATCATATCGCTCAGGCATTTGCCCTATACAACTGAGCCAATCCTGACCATGATTATGGCTCCTTTCCACGTAAAGTAAGTTCACAAGTAGTGAGTGCCAAAAGGAAGAAGGGGTATCATACCTTGGTTAATGTCTGAACTTGAATTGCCCGTGGTTGATTCAGAAACTGAAGCATCTAAAGACCCAGCTCGCTCTAGTTGCCCATTAGAGAGACCAAAATGAGAAATTGGCATGACCCCAGGATTTGGATTGCTATTATCACTTGTAAGTATGATTCCAGATGTTCCCAAGTATGGCAGCTCTGGCTGAGTGCATGCCTCCATTGCTGCTAATTCATCCATCCAAAGCCCATCATCATGCTTTTTATTACAGAGGTCCTTGAAATTTATGCATGCTTCCCTACATGACACCATAATATATAAATTATAATGCCAAAACTTGAGAAGAAGAGGATTTAATCACCCCAACGTAAGGAGAGATGATGTCCTATATAAGTAGCAACAAATGACGATTGACCTTTCTAACTCCAGCTTTGCCAGTTCTGGAGCAAGATTCCATTTTCAAAAAGATTGTATGCACCGAAATATTTGCCTATAACTAGAAAAACAGGAGTGGAAGTATGAGCAATATTGTACCCAgaatattttattcataaaaagcTATAAGTTCTGGTGCTGGCTTGAACCTGTTTCTTGCATCAAGAATTCATAAAACTATGGAGGGAAACCAAAAAAGCTTCAAGAAACCACTAACAATGAACCCTAAACATAGTAACTTGAAAATTGTACATTTTTAGAACCTCTAGAAATCTACACAAAAATCCCAAGAAATAGTATTGCTTACAACCATGAGGGAATGAACAACTAACGGTCATGCTCTCCAAGGATAAAAACAGTGTTCAATAGTAAATGTAAACAATAATAACCCATAAAAAGAGGCTAGAAATGCAATGAAACGATAAGTAAAAAAATGCCCATGGATGcccccttcccctcccctccccaccccaccccacctaGGTATTTCAAAGGGAGCCAAAATACCAGAATAGAGAAGTGCAAACTAACTATTGATGCTTGTCACATTTTACTCCCACTAATAATGAAGAAAGCATTTCCCAAAGATATAGTAACTTCATGGGCACTGAGTATTACTGGATGGAAACACATAGTAGTGTTTGAGGTACATCGCACTTCTTGAAAAAATATCGAAGGAAATCGAAATGGGATTGTCTTTGAAAGAAAATTGGGATTaattaagaaatgaaaaatgtGTAGAGAGAAACAGGAAACATACTTGCAAATAATCACGAAACAAAAGGATTCAAATACAATGCAGCAGGAAGATGGTCTTATCATGCTTTTATCTAGGAAATTTTGTTGAAAGCAGTTCTGATGTCTAAGTTAACTCTGCCAATGTTTTGTTGCCAATCCCAAGCCCAGATAAAGGAGGAAGGTTGGTGTGTCAGGTCAGCAGTTGGCATAAAATTTTTAGCCAAACCTTTTTTACATGGATCCTAGAACCTTATGTTTTCGACCAAATGCTAGGGCATCCCCCCGGAAGCGACGCACTATAGTTTGACAAGGGTGTAGATGTGTAGTGAATAGTTAGGTAGGTGTCCCATGTAAGTGATGCATCACTTCAGCACCCATGTGTAGTGAAAACTAGACAAGGATTCTCGCACCATGGACCAGAGCGCGTAAAGAAGGTAGTCCAAAGGCGGAGAATTACATTAGCATCTTGGAACATAAGATATTTAATGGGTAAGAGTCTACAATTTAAGGATGTtataaggagaagaag from Macadamia integrifolia cultivar HAES 741 chromosome 11, SCU_Mint_v3, whole genome shotgun sequence encodes the following:
- the LOC122092823 gene encoding COP1-interacting protein 7-like; the encoded protein is MDSSTRLEYALFQLTPTRTRCDLVVFAGGRSEKLASGLLEPFVSHLRCAKEQISKGGYSITLRAPTPADSAWFTKATLERFVRFVSTPEVLERFVTIEREILQIETSVQPNELSNSTAAGQAEEGNVKGADGHSKKSTTSSQAKADSNGSDNVAQEENSKLRLQRLLETRKAVLRKEQAMAYARSFVAGFDMDHIDDLLSFSAAFGASRLREACINFKDLCNKKHDDGLWMDELAAMEACTQPELPYLGTSGIILTSDNSNPNPGVMPISHFGLSNGQLERAGSLDASVSESTTGNSSSDINQGQMPQTSVKNQVPMPWTDQLPPYMYNFQSPLMQQLHPYQGYSIHGMQGFPPYYQGNMHWSPNTDNGHGHGPVQEPDHRRKGRFPNGKGHETLEQDEQTEPSDSTSGSDLDSDLQQEIKNSTEQPQLHKRRHKKKSSRTVVIRNINYITPKRREGNNDSEVDDSSSFEDEFIDGDFLRQKVKDAVGSFEKHHKSTPGHHKKRGGDKHANIANGSNAASDEGHENEFDAKTSDGAKNSENWDTFQNLLMRNDEPSASGGDTQTVNVRDEYFAIKSSEPGKPSAFTSPVDLESEKETKQRHADTDSFFMTERDTGNESRISMENFGSSENFRPGMKKRDCSDEELLYPQRIEGSGRNVQDALSECTIESSVLKTQKAEDWFVINQSKTFAGHDATIGHAIFDGDRSLTPDRASFQIEKTKKDLVDDSFMVQDRSIVDQCDSLWRTDISMVSDLIVAVPHENGSADLSREKAVVTYEPPDDLYMVLDRGSGMESSAAPWTPEMDYGMDISFAESEKKSSSVEGNDYADNKFPSNGKSTGGKNSKDSQAKLSGRETNSKPSRGSLLKSKSENVSRIKKPPTVSRAAVHKNKLEKEEENRKKMEELLIQRQKRIAERSAASGCALATPRRASLDGKTAITSTKREKKLSQSSTQEAKRLSLPNIGITSSTIKKQAQR